The following coding sequences are from one Methanohalophilus halophilus window:
- a CDS encoding type II secretion system F family protein, with amino-acid sequence MNLEKYKLQVRRYWQMIIFRYDIRREYFTIGIPVLLAFLLLASALFAGHALPMGGSDSSSGSLADLPVEEREKLAKELAAKIEEAEAAGENADIDMKTLLEEKTTPKKKDLDHIIIYALLIAIIPFAIDTFIQKKKLRQQEIAFSEFLFKMAELMRGGIDPVKAVIDLSKSDLGAIDKPIKNAATKLVLGHPFEYAMEGVAEELKSKLVSKYNNVIVQAAYTGGNVADLMQRTSEDMRAVIGIEREKEGNLKQYVVIFYLAQGVIVLLIYLLSTSLLPMIQGAGSEALGSDAITNIDFQLGFFHLIMINATFGGLIIGQISEGDIKHGFKHTAVLVVVSYLACTSLILPAGPADSYSIELVSGGNQKLPGPGMPVTDPLVFSVKDQQGNPAENITVEFSISPPSGHIAVNKTTNSNGTVSVAPTLGKSDGWYTIEAKAGISKATASVKAGY; translated from the coding sequence ATGAATCTTGAAAAGTACAAGCTTCAGGTTAGAAGATACTGGCAAATGATTATATTCCGTTATGATATAAGACGAGAATATTTCACCATTGGAATTCCCGTATTATTGGCTTTTTTACTTTTAGCAAGTGCTTTATTTGCAGGTCATGCTCTCCCCATGGGAGGTTCCGACAGTTCTAGTGGCTCGTTAGCAGATTTACCTGTAGAAGAAAGAGAAAAACTTGCCAAGGAATTGGCTGCCAAAATAGAGGAAGCCGAGGCTGCCGGTGAAAATGCAGATATCGACATGAAGACTTTGTTGGAGGAAAAGACGACTCCGAAAAAAAAAGATCTTGATCATATAATTATCTACGCTTTACTTATAGCTATCATACCTTTTGCTATCGATACATTCATACAAAAAAAGAAATTAAGACAGCAGGAAATTGCTTTCAGTGAATTCCTTTTCAAAATGGCCGAATTGATGAGAGGAGGAATCGATCCCGTGAAAGCGGTTATCGATCTTTCCAAGAGCGATTTGGGCGCTATAGATAAACCTATTAAAAATGCAGCAACCAAACTGGTACTTGGACATCCTTTTGAATATGCAATGGAAGGTGTTGCCGAAGAACTGAAAAGTAAACTTGTGAGCAAATACAACAATGTTATAGTACAGGCTGCATACACCGGAGGTAATGTTGCAGATCTAATGCAACGCACGTCTGAGGACATGAGAGCAGTTATTGGTATAGAGAGAGAAAAGGAAGGCAACCTCAAACAATATGTCGTAATATTTTATCTTGCACAGGGTGTAATAGTACTTCTGATATATCTTCTTTCCACAAGTCTACTTCCAATGATTCAGGGTGCAGGTTCCGAAGCCCTTGGTAGTGATGCAATTACGAATATAGATTTCCAGCTGGGATTTTTCCATCTTATAATGATCAATGCAACGTTTGGCGGACTTATAATCGGACAAATCTCAGAAGGAGATATAAAACATGGTTTTAAGCACACTGCAGTTCTTGTAGTTGTTAGCTATCTGGCATGCACAAGTTTGATACTGCCAGCAGGTCCTGCTGATTCTTACTCCATAGAACTAGTATCAGGAGGAAACCAAAAATTGCCAGGACCTGGTATGCCTGTAACTGACCCCCTCGTGTTCAGTGTCAAAGACCAACAGGGCAATCCTGCAGAAAATATTACTGTAGAATTCAGTATAAGTCCTCCCAGTGGACATATAGCGGTCAATAAAACTACCAATTCCAATGGAACGGTATCTGTTGCTCCAACGCTTGGAAAGTCAGATGGTTGGTACACAATAGAAGCCAAGGCTGGAATATCAAAAGCTACCGCTTCAGTAAAAGCCGGATATTGA
- a CDS encoding RAD55 family ATPase, translating to MVLAGIGIKELPSSSIILIEEEIGSIKGVFVQRTAYNMAKEGKKVLYISSTRSEDEVVNEMNLFKMEIPESMKLIGNSKAQLTLMEILNAEKAKKFLKNQNLDESVEDMYSFDVFVIDTYSYLFMDESFDRWLSSFEQILEIRKNENAIFIITTDVGVLEERVETTIRSLVDGIIQFKVDKTGNKVNRYMLIPKMKGLLPMDKIVPFKVTGEGILLDVRERVG from the coding sequence ATGGTTTTAGCAGGAATCGGTATTAAAGAACTTCCTTCATCCTCTATTATTCTTATTGAAGAAGAGATAGGATCTATAAAAGGTGTGTTTGTACAGCGAACAGCATACAATATGGCAAAGGAAGGAAAAAAAGTACTTTATATTTCCAGTACTCGTTCAGAAGATGAAGTAGTCAATGAGATGAATCTTTTTAAGATGGAAATCCCGGAAAGTATGAAATTAATTGGTAATTCCAAAGCACAGTTGACTCTTATGGAAATATTAAATGCAGAAAAAGCAAAGAAATTCCTGAAAAACCAAAATTTAGATGAATCCGTTGAAGACATGTACAGTTTTGACGTCTTCGTTATTGATACCTATTCTTATTTGTTTATGGATGAAAGTTTTGACAGATGGCTAAGCTCATTTGAACAGATTTTGGAGATCCGGAAAAATGAAAATGCTATTTTCATAATTACTACTGATGTAGGTGTTCTCGAAGAAAGGGTGGAAACTACAATACGTTCTCTTGTGGATGGGATTATCCAGTTCAAGGTGGATAAGACTGGGAATAAAGTAAATCGATACATGCTTATTCCCAAAATGAAGGGTCTACTTCCAATGGATAAAATCGTTCCTTTCAAAGTAACAGGGGAAGGCATTTTGCTTGATGTAAGGGAAAGAGTTGGTTAA
- the pstA gene encoding phosphate ABC transporter permease PstA, translating into MNEEKRVHIGLIPYLNGKKKRLRMNRRGLKDYFFAGISYLAITITLLCLIGILSKIAMAGIPYITPEFLLTSEAGFDGFGGAIGNAIIGSIYLSLGSTLLATPLAVGTAIYLQRYAKDGYLVKIFRFFIDVLSGTPSIVLGLFAFLFLVFYMRTVTGGFSMLSGIIALAILVLPVIERATEEAIMNVPGEIEDASYALGATKWQTIRDITIPYAMAGILTGVVLSVGRAAEESAVVILSAGYSQFYPEYKVASDSRLLFDLKLYPFQDSIAALPITVYHGFEFPHMVDPGESFAAAFVLIAIVMIINLIARLIVWKRKMG; encoded by the coding sequence ATGAACGAGGAAAAGAGAGTACATATCGGACTTATCCCTTACCTGAATGGTAAGAAGAAAAGACTACGCATGAACAGACGTGGACTAAAGGATTACTTCTTTGCTGGTATCTCATATCTGGCAATTACAATCACGTTGCTGTGTTTGATAGGGATACTGTCCAAGATTGCAATGGCAGGCATACCTTATATAACACCTGAGTTTCTGCTTACTTCTGAAGCCGGTTTTGATGGGTTTGGAGGTGCTATCGGAAATGCTATTATAGGCAGTATATATCTCTCCTTGGGATCCACATTACTCGCAACCCCTCTTGCAGTAGGTACGGCAATATACCTACAAAGATACGCAAAAGACGGTTACCTTGTCAAAATCTTCAGATTTTTCATCGACGTGCTTTCTGGCACACCTTCAATAGTGCTTGGATTGTTTGCATTCTTATTTTTGGTATTTTACATGCGAACCGTGACAGGAGGATTTTCCATGCTCTCTGGCATTATTGCTCTTGCAATCCTTGTACTGCCTGTTATAGAAAGAGCTACTGAAGAAGCCATCATGAACGTGCCAGGAGAAATTGAAGATGCAAGTTATGCATTAGGGGCCACAAAGTGGCAAACTATAAGAGACATCACTATTCCCTACGCTATGGCCGGTATATTAACAGGAGTTGTGCTCAGTGTTGGGAGAGCAGCTGAAGAATCAGCCGTAGTAATCTTGAGTGCAGGATACTCACAATTTTATCCAGAATACAAAGTTGCTTCAGATAGCAGACTTTTGTTTGATTTAAAACTATATCCGTTTCAGGATTCCATAGCCGCCTTGCCAATCACAGTGTACCACGGTTTTGAATTCCCCCATATGGTAGACCCGGGTGAAAGTTTTGCAGCAGCATTTGTACTGATTGCTATAGTCATGATAATCAATCTGATAGCCAGACTCATTGTCTGGAAAAGGAAGATGGGATGA
- a CDS encoding phosphate signaling complex PhoU family protein — MSERRKVQLTGGSTFIVSLPINWVRGAGLEAGDSVILAPQNNSSLLISSDTLNKNQRYETKIEINRLVPKKGKMYNQPPIAEPEDIFRILISHYLAGYDIIKMESKEGFSAADRKFIKDASRKRLVGLEVVEESHHELVLQSLLNYRDLSLHRALQNMSGLLTSMLSDIMDAIEKNDKEVAQDIILRDNEIDRFYLLTVRQLKAAIEDRNLSEKIGIERPRECLGYRIVTKSMERIGDHAVRIAKNLIEMENEVEPDDPIFKMAEDVQTIFKQSMALLTNLDPMEANMVIKNAKKISREGTALYKNKQVDTNSHQFGFIVESLQRIAEYSGDIAEISINMSTKDLKT; from the coding sequence ATGTCAGAAAGAAGAAAAGTACAACTCACGGGCGGCTCTACCTTTATAGTATCCCTCCCCATAAACTGGGTGAGAGGAGCCGGTCTTGAAGCTGGAGATAGCGTAATCCTTGCACCACAGAATAATAGCTCTCTCCTGATATCCTCTGATACACTCAACAAGAATCAAAGATACGAGACCAAAATTGAAATTAATCGTCTTGTCCCGAAAAAAGGAAAAATGTATAATCAGCCTCCTATAGCCGAGCCGGAAGACATTTTCAGGATACTTATTTCCCATTACCTTGCAGGCTATGATATAATCAAAATGGAGTCAAAAGAAGGATTCAGTGCAGCTGATCGTAAATTCATAAAAGATGCATCCCGCAAACGGCTTGTAGGTCTTGAAGTGGTGGAGGAGAGTCATCATGAACTTGTGCTGCAAAGCCTGCTCAACTATAGAGACCTTTCCCTCCACAGAGCTCTGCAAAATATGTCCGGCCTATTAACATCAATGTTAAGCGACATAATGGATGCAATTGAGAAAAATGATAAAGAAGTTGCCCAGGATATAATCCTCAGGGACAATGAGATCGACAGGTTTTACCTTTTGACTGTAAGACAGCTGAAAGCAGCCATTGAAGACCGCAACCTTTCAGAAAAGATCGGTATCGAAAGACCCAGGGAGTGTCTGGGCTATCGGATTGTTACTAAAAGCATGGAAAGAATCGGAGACCATGCGGTCAGGATTGCAAAGAACCTGATTGAAATGGAAAATGAAGTGGAACCTGATGATCCCATATTCAAGATGGCAGAAGATGTCCAGACCATTTTCAAGCAGTCCATGGCCCTGCTTACAAATCTCGATCCCATGGAAGCAAACATGGTCATAAAGAATGCAAAGAAAATTTCCCGGGAAGGTACTGCATTGTACAAGAACAAGCAGGTAGACACCAACTCACACCAATTTGGCTTCATTGTGGAAAGCCTGCAAAGGATTGCTGAATACAGTGGCGATATCGCAGAAATTTCCATTAATATGAGTACAAAAGACTTGAAAACATAA
- a CDS encoding type II/IV secretion system ATPase subunit, translating to MGILDKIKKKSEEADFEDGPENEFIPTEEDTTTNNSQNEKSPSPEEKTSTSNEDEESKESPITEEETEVQQNSGEKGISTKITSLISRSGGKEEKESKTGKGKKHKNNSKFSLNSFLERYLNPSCEDMEEIEFDVGPISEPEMGVHVKEVNVTYVVEEPFQYAHVEYNGEEIEYQCIEPPLSAGELRNLEIIESAFEKLTSTDILVVDPKDRKNALRERFRFIIDIYQFNMTDYQNEKMFYYLLKKYTGFGKIDLLMNDPYIEDITCNGPDMNVYINHRMYGSIKSNVIFEELELNNFVMKMAQSSGRHISVLQPIRDATLTDGSRVNLTLGKEVTKKGSTFTIRRFKSNPVSVVDLINYGTFTCEVFAYLWIVVEYKRAILAAGGTASGKTTTLNALGSFIRPEYKIVSIEDTAEMNLMHPNWTQSVTRAGFGSGSDGKSAGDIELYDLLKAALRQRPEYIVVGEVRGAEAGTLFQAISVGHPCMGTIHAGSMKELVSRVESEPMNVPRNLFSSTDVIIFNSMIKVGEHFIRRAVRIVELVEVDPDRGDLITNPVFKWNAHDDTFVFSGSSAMFEDITEEFGMDEEYLMNEMKDRTRQLEWMRENNIKEYEDVVREIRRYARDKDAIMEEIDHDKHGTEDNISEEIDEMTLQEIENIDNMAESIT from the coding sequence GTGGGCATATTGGATAAAATCAAAAAGAAATCCGAAGAAGCAGATTTTGAGGATGGACCTGAAAATGAATTTATTCCTACCGAAGAGGACACTACCACAAACAATTCCCAAAACGAAAAATCCCCATCTCCTGAAGAAAAGACCAGTACATCCAATGAAGATGAGGAATCAAAGGAAAGCCCGATAACAGAAGAAGAAACCGAAGTACAACAAAATTCTGGGGAAAAAGGAATCTCCACAAAAATTACATCCCTCATATCACGCTCTGGTGGAAAGGAAGAAAAGGAAAGTAAAACTGGGAAAGGAAAAAAACATAAAAACAATTCTAAATTTAGCCTGAATTCCTTTCTTGAAAGATACCTCAACCCTTCCTGTGAAGACATGGAAGAAATCGAATTTGATGTCGGTCCGATTTCAGAACCCGAAATGGGAGTGCATGTAAAGGAAGTTAATGTGACCTATGTTGTAGAGGAGCCTTTCCAGTATGCTCATGTGGAATACAACGGCGAGGAAATAGAATATCAATGCATTGAACCCCCCCTAAGTGCGGGAGAATTACGTAATCTTGAGATTATAGAAAGTGCCTTTGAAAAATTGACAAGTACCGATATCCTTGTAGTAGATCCAAAAGACCGCAAGAATGCTCTTAGAGAACGATTCCGGTTCATTATTGATATTTATCAGTTCAATATGACAGATTATCAGAATGAAAAAATGTTCTATTACCTACTTAAAAAATATACTGGTTTTGGCAAAATAGATCTTCTTATGAATGACCCTTATATTGAAGATATTACATGCAACGGTCCCGACATGAATGTGTACATAAATCATCGTATGTATGGTTCCATAAAATCAAACGTCATTTTTGAAGAACTGGAATTGAATAATTTTGTTATGAAAATGGCTCAGTCCTCAGGCAGGCACATATCGGTTCTTCAGCCAATAAGAGACGCAACACTTACAGACGGCAGTCGTGTCAATCTGACCCTGGGAAAAGAAGTTACAAAAAAAGGCTCGACCTTTACAATCAGGCGTTTCAAAAGCAATCCGGTATCCGTAGTTGACCTCATAAACTATGGAACCTTCACCTGTGAAGTCTTTGCCTACCTCTGGATTGTTGTAGAATACAAACGTGCCATCCTCGCCGCAGGAGGTACAGCTTCAGGTAAAACGACCACACTTAACGCCCTGGGTTCATTTATAAGACCCGAGTACAAGATTGTCTCCATTGAAGATACGGCAGAGATGAATCTAATGCACCCAAACTGGACCCAATCTGTTACAAGAGCGGGATTCGGTAGCGGATCTGATGGAAAATCCGCCGGGGATATCGAGCTTTATGACCTGCTCAAGGCAGCCCTGAGACAGCGTCCTGAATACATAGTTGTAGGTGAGGTTCGTGGAGCTGAAGCAGGTACTCTTTTTCAGGCAATTTCTGTGGGTCACCCTTGCATGGGCACCATCCATGCAGGTTCAATGAAAGAACTTGTGTCGAGGGTTGAATCCGAACCCATGAATGTTCCCAGGAACCTTTTTTCAAGTACTGATGTAATTATTTTCAATTCAATGATCAAAGTAGGAGAACATTTCATCCGCCGTGCAGTCCGTATTGTAGAACTTGTAGAAGTTGATCCAGACCGGGGAGACCTGATTACCAATCCCGTGTTCAAATGGAACGCACATGATGACACTTTTGTATTCAGTGGAAGCAGTGCCATGTTTGAGGACATCACTGAGGAATTTGGCATGGATGAAGAATACCTAATGAATGAAATGAAAGACCGGACCAGGCAACTTGAATGGATGCGTGAGAACAACATAAAGGAATATGAAGATGTGGTTCGTGAAATCAGGCGTTATGCCCGGGACAAAGATGCCATAATGGAAGAGATAGACCATGACAAACATGGAACTGAAGATAATATTTCAGAAGAAATTGACGAAATGACACTTCAAGAAATTGAAAACATAGACAATATGGCAGAATCCATCACATAA
- a CDS encoding substrate-binding domain-containing protein, with amino-acid sequence MELKNIFNNEEAVSPIVATLVLVVVAIAGAAAVGGIMDNLSNDVGSDTTGATDDIATANELLLRGSTSVQPVSELLADKYMRQHPNMKVTVMGTGSGDGVSSTGLDLCDIGAASRPVKDSELAVYPEIRSHQIGASAVAIISNVDVNGTGLNFTDVYAVEKLYNSTDEDGKAHIDISSDALNITAAEINEGDGTGANTINVTVYQRSEPSGTEETVSKYLSKYGSTESKDAEFINDESNAKGAKGNAGVLAAVEDDANGIGFVDWGFAQQGLNDEAVVVNGINCQPLATSTADISDADDEFKLALEGESDYPQAMTRPLNYLTLGNPTPEQQDFIDFALASSGETQECFTEAGFWSMYTLNE; translated from the coding sequence ATGGAATTAAAGAACATATTCAACAACGAAGAGGCGGTTTCACCAATCGTCGCAACACTCGTACTCGTTGTAGTCGCCATCGCTGGCGCTGCAGCAGTAGGCGGAATTATGGACAACCTTTCCAACGACGTAGGATCTGACACCACAGGTGCTACAGACGACATCGCAACAGCCAACGAACTCCTTCTCAGAGGCAGTACCTCCGTACAGCCAGTCTCAGAACTCCTCGCTGACAAATATATGAGACAGCACCCTAACATGAAGGTAACCGTAATGGGAACCGGATCCGGTGACGGTGTATCTTCCACAGGTCTCGACCTCTGTGACATCGGTGCTGCCTCCAGGCCAGTCAAAGACAGTGAACTCGCAGTCTACCCCGAAATCAGGTCACACCAGATCGGTGCAAGTGCAGTAGCCATTATTTCTAACGTTGATGTTAATGGCACAGGTCTCAATTTCACCGATGTATATGCAGTAGAGAAACTTTATAATTCCACAGATGAGGATGGCAAAGCACACATCGACATTAGCAGTGACGCTCTTAACATAACTGCAGCTGAGATAAATGAAGGAGATGGTACAGGAGCAAATACTATTAACGTCACAGTCTACCAGAGATCTGAACCTAGTGGTACTGAAGAAACCGTATCAAAATACCTTTCAAAATACGGATCAACTGAAAGCAAGGATGCTGAATTCATCAACGATGAATCAAATGCAAAAGGTGCAAAGGGTAATGCAGGCGTACTTGCAGCCGTAGAGGATGACGCAAACGGTATCGGCTTTGTCGACTGGGGATTTGCTCAGCAAGGATTAAATGATGAAGCAGTAGTAGTCAATGGTATAAACTGCCAGCCACTTGCTACTTCAACAGCAGACATATCAGATGCAGATGACGAATTTAAACTTGCTCTTGAAGGCGAAAGTGACTACCCACAAGCCATGACAAGACCACTTAACTACCTCACCCTCGGAAACCCAACTCCTGAACAGCAGGACTTCATCGACTTTGCTCTGGCAAGCTCCGGTGAGACACAGGAATGCTTCACAGAAGCCGGTTTCTGGTCCATGTACACTCTTAATGAGTAA
- a CDS encoding type II secretion system F family protein — protein MPYDNYCDPESPEEEKSKSSLVDRYLEKYKIFCYNIGRYIDNDPREEIAKLLYQADMEMTPGMFVSMAIVTALITSIVVGIASIIFFKDSPYFILYVLLLSAFALMVVLVGFPSMLYNKISTKNMNIDQELPYALGYMSILASAGSTPLDVIRRISIEDYGSISAEFMKVIYRVDLLGEDGVSSMSYLISNTSSETFRTICIDINNTMQSGGGLKTYLEMKSDELMAMRRQAQEEFVDSLSVYGEAYMSGAVLGVVLVVLGIVVSGSLGLQLFIPPHDLFTLFVYGILPFINILILILLWMKYSRSVI, from the coding sequence ATGCCATACGATAACTATTGTGATCCAGAGTCACCAGAAGAAGAAAAATCAAAGTCTTCTTTAGTAGACCGCTACTTAGAGAAATACAAGATATTCTGCTATAACATTGGTAGATATATTGATAATGACCCACGGGAAGAAATTGCAAAATTGCTCTATCAGGCAGACATGGAAATGACACCGGGAATGTTCGTGTCAATGGCAATTGTCACTGCGTTGATAACCTCTATAGTAGTAGGGATCGCATCCATAATATTCTTCAAAGATTCCCCATACTTTATACTGTACGTACTATTACTGAGTGCATTTGCCCTAATGGTTGTACTTGTGGGTTTCCCATCTATGCTTTATAATAAGATATCCACAAAAAACATGAATATAGACCAAGAACTGCCATATGCACTTGGTTATATGTCCATCCTTGCAAGCGCCGGTTCAACTCCCTTAGATGTAATCAGACGTATTTCCATCGAAGATTACGGAAGTATATCCGCAGAGTTCATGAAAGTAATCTACCGCGTGGACCTCCTTGGAGAAGATGGCGTATCTTCAATGAGTTATCTTATAAGCAACACTTCCTCCGAAACTTTCAGAACGATCTGCATTGATATCAACAATACAATGCAATCTGGTGGCGGACTGAAGACCTATCTTGAGATGAAATCAGATGAACTCATGGCCATGAGAAGACAGGCACAGGAGGAATTTGTGGATTCACTCTCAGTATATGGTGAAGCATATATGAGTGGAGCTGTTTTAGGTGTTGTTTTAGTGGTCTTGGGAATTGTCGTTTCAGGATCCCTTGGATTGCAACTATTCATCCCACCTCATGACCTATTTACCTTATTTGTCTATGGGATACTTCCCTTCATTAATATCCTTATTCTTATACTTTTATGGATGAAATATTCAAGGAGTGTCATATGA
- the pstC gene encoding phosphate ABC transporter permease subunit PstC: MEFKSLFTTSFFADIQKSRDETDLPHVTFLLCGILTALITIFFIGFIFQNAYPTFENQGLINFLTGNKWSYTDGVYGVRIFLLGTIIITFLTMIMAVPLGIFTAIYLAEYASEKTANMIRPFVELLVGIPSVVYGIFGFLILSNLFREYIEPAISNNLGFISIFYDTSPTSGTSILLASTILTIMILPTIVSISEYAMRSVPKEYSQGSFAMGTTHWETIRNIVLPTASGGIYSSIILGMMRAMGETMAVVMVVGILTKVPNSIFSGGYPMTSKILNDIGYHVAIPEHKSALCAVAAVLFALEILFVAIARKMGGNK, encoded by the coding sequence ATGGAATTCAAATCACTCTTCACAACATCATTTTTTGCAGACATTCAAAAAAGCAGAGATGAAACAGATCTTCCACACGTTACATTCCTTTTATGCGGTATTCTAACAGCATTGATTACCATATTTTTCATAGGTTTTATCTTTCAAAATGCATATCCTACCTTTGAAAACCAGGGACTTATCAATTTCCTTACAGGGAACAAATGGAGTTACACAGATGGTGTCTACGGAGTCAGAATATTTCTCCTAGGCACCATCATAATTACATTCCTCACTATGATCATGGCCGTACCTTTAGGCATTTTTACAGCAATTTATCTAGCAGAATATGCTTCTGAAAAAACAGCCAACATGATTCGCCCGTTTGTCGAACTGCTTGTTGGAATTCCTTCTGTTGTATATGGAATATTCGGTTTCCTGATTCTTTCAAATTTATTTAGAGAATATATTGAACCTGCTATCAGTAATAATCTGGGATTTATATCTATATTTTATGATACATCACCTACAAGTGGGACAAGTATCCTGCTTGCCTCAACGATCCTTACGATAATGATACTGCCAACTATCGTATCAATTTCAGAATATGCCATGCGCAGTGTGCCTAAAGAATATAGCCAGGGTTCATTTGCAATGGGGACGACTCACTGGGAAACAATACGAAATATAGTATTACCAACTGCTTCCGGAGGTATTTACTCATCCATTATACTCGGCATGATGAGAGCAATGGGAGAAACCATGGCAGTTGTGATGGTAGTTGGCATACTCACCAAAGTCCCCAATTCCATTTTCAGTGGCGGATATCCCATGACATCTAAAATACTCAATGACATAGGTTATCATGTGGCGATACCCGAGCATAAAAGTGCCCTATGTGCTGTTGCAGCAGTCCTCTTTGCATTAGAGATATTGTTTGTAGCCATAGCAAGGAAAATGGGAGGGAACAAATGA